The following nucleotide sequence is from Candidatus Cloacimonadota bacterium.
GTTTAGGTGTGAGTTCTTTCATTTCCATAATTATAGTTCCTCAATAGTTCTATTTGTATTAGTATAGATACAGATATTTGCTGCGATTTCAAGTGCTTTTTCTACGATTTCTTTAGGTGAGAGATTTTTATTTTTAATTAGAACCATAGCTGCAGCTTTTGCATAGGGTCCACCTGAGCCTATAGCAGCAATATTGTTATCTGGTTCAATAACATCGCCATTACCAGATATTACAAGTAGATTTTTTTTATCTCCAACAATTATCATTGCTTCAAGACGGCGGAGTATTTTGTCGGTTCTCCATTCTTTTGCCAATTCCACTGCTGACCGCATTAAGTTGCCTTTGTATTGTTTTAGCTTTTCTTCAAATCTTTCAAAGAGAGTTAAGGCATCCGCTGTGGCGCCAGCAAAGCCAGCAATCACTTTTCCATCATATAAGGTCCTTACTTTATGTGCATAAGATTTGAAAATTGTCTCACCATGTGTTATCTGCCCGTCTCCGCCTATCGCAACTTTGTTTCCTTTTTTTATCCCTATAATACTTGTTCCTTTAATCATTTTGGTCTGCCTTATTTTCTTTTTGTTTTTTTTCAATGTATTTTTGATAGATTTTTTCTACTTCTTCGCCATTTAATGTTTCTTTCTGAAGCAAAGTATCAGCCAGTTTATTAAGTAAATCTTTATTTTCAGTTAAGATTTTTTTACATAACTGATAACCCTCTTCAATAAATCTTTTTATTTCTTGGTCAATAAGGTTTGCAATATTTTCGCTGTAGTTTTCTTGCCTGCCGAATTCCTTGCCAAGGAATATATTTTCTTCTCTTTCGCCAACAGTCATAGGTCCAATTCTATCACTCATACCCCACTCACAAACCATTTTTCTTGCAAGTTCAGTAGCTTTTTTAAGATCATCTCCTGCACCTGTAGTAGGTTCACCTCCAGAAATTTCATCAGCAACTCTTCCTCCCAACAGATGAGCAATTTTTGACTGACAGTAGCTTTTTGAATATGTATGACGGTCATCAAGTGGCAAGAAATGAGTTGAACCGAGTGAGCGTCCGCGAGGTATAATAGTAACTTTGTGGATTGGGTCGCTACCGGGAATAAATTTTGCCACTAATACATGCCCAGATTCATGATACGCGGAATTTCTTTTTTCTGTTTCAGTAAGCATCAGACTTCTTCTTTCTTTACCCATAATGACTTTATCCTTAGCATTTTCAAAATCTTCCATATGGACTGATTTATGTCCAAGGCGAGCTCCCCACAAGCATGCTTCATTAACAAGATTGGCTAAGTCTGCACCGGAAAAACCGGGTGTTCCTTTTGCAATGATTATTAAGTCTACTTTTTTGTCTAATGGAACTTTTCTAACATGAACTTTTAGTATTCCTTCCCTACCCCTCAAATCAGGTCTATCTACTACTACCCGTCTATCAAATCTTCCTGGACGAAGTAATGCGGGGTCAAGTATATCAGGACGGTTCGTTGCAGCGATAATAATAACACTCTCATTTGGATTAAAACCGTCCATTTCAACTAAAAGTTGATTTAATGTCTGTTCCCTTTCGTCATGACCACCGCCAATACCAGCTCCTCTATGTCTGCCGACTGCATCAAGTTCGTCAATAAATATAATGCACGGAGCATTCTTCTTACCTTGATTAAAGAGGTCTCTAACACGGGATGCTCCAACACCGACAAACATTTCAACAAAATCTGAGCCACTTATACTAAAGAATGGAACTTTTGCTTCACCTGCCACAGCTTTTGCAAGAAGGGTTTTTCCCGTTCCTGGAGGCCCAAGAAGTATTACACCTTTTGGGATTCTACCGCCGAGTTTCTGAAATTTTTTAGGTTCTTTCAGGAATTCTATAATTTCTTCCAATTCCTCTTTAGCTTCATCAACTCCAGCAACATCTTTGAAGGTAACATTTGAACGATTTCCGCTAAGCAATTTTGCACGACTTTTACCAAAACTAAATGCTTTGCCAGCACCACCTTGCATTGATTTCATGATAAAAATCCAGAAAACTATAAATAGAATAAACGGTAACCAGTAAGACAATATTGTAGAGAAAATAGAAGGTTTTTTTGAAATGATTCTGATTTCTTTGTGGCTCTCAGCAATTTCTTTAACCAGGTCAGGATCATCAAAAGGTATATTTGTTCGTCTTTTTATATTTCCAATCGTATAATTAATATCCTTACCACTAAATG
It contains:
- the hslV gene encoding ATP-dependent protease subunit HslV, which produces MIKGTSIIGIKKGNKVAIGGDGQITHGETIFKSYAHKVRTLYDGKVIAGFAGATADALTLFERFEEKLKQYKGNLMRSAVELAKEWRTDKILRRLEAMIIVGDKKNLLVISGNGDVIEPDNNIAAIGSGGPYAKAAAMVLIKNKNLSPKEIVEKALEIAANICIYTNTNRTIEEL
- the ftsH gene encoding ATP-dependent zinc metalloprotease FtsH, which codes for MNNRTPQKKNQQKNKLPIKPPKGGSLLIWLIIIFAIVAFFQFFSGKGQIQEASYSEFMKDIESGAVNEITFSGKDINYTIGNIKRRTNIPFDDPDLVKEIAESHKEIRIISKKPSIFSTILSYWLPFILFIVFWIFIMKSMQGGAGKAFSFGKSRAKLLSGNRSNVTFKDVAGVDEAKEELEEIIEFLKEPKKFQKLGGRIPKGVILLGPPGTGKTLLAKAVAGEAKVPFFSISGSDFVEMFVGVGASRVRDLFNQGKKNAPCIIFIDELDAVGRHRGAGIGGGHDEREQTLNQLLVEMDGFNPNESVIIIAATNRPDILDPALLRPGRFDRRVVVDRPDLRGREGILKVHVRKVPLDKKVDLIIIAKGTPGFSGADLANLVNEACLWGARLGHKSVHMEDFENAKDKVIMGKERRSLMLTETEKRNSAYHESGHVLVAKFIPGSDPIHKVTIIPRGRSLGSTHFLPLDDRHTYSKSYCQSKIAHLLGGRVADEISGGEPTTGAGDDLKKATELARKMVCEWGMSDRIGPMTVGEREENIFLGKEFGRQENYSENIANLIDQEIKRFIEEGYQLCKKILTENKDLLNKLADTLLQKETLNGEEVEKIYQKYIEKKQKENKADQND